In Maridesulfovibrio sp., the following proteins share a genomic window:
- a CDS encoding ATP-binding protein, with product MEDKMLINFQRQQIRRLQEEKKAMLESLDLARELGVLTTLNQEKPSRANLLHEICARANRMIPFKSCAVYLVDEETHDFVQASSYPDSTGLGLEREVDLLIKDQSLAYALQTDGPVFFLDSTGKGHIVLHVLSTPFSLRGMFVGLMMQNKDEIPDTTIKFFSVFMLLSVNALENWETHEFMLNHSSQLERKVQKRTRELADANERLRVTLEGMQAGVVVIKADGFVVVDANPKALEILDMTKEELLGCKCFDVICSKQRGKCPIVDLGMSENNEEFVVKRRDGKAIPIQKAVSPVMIDGELHLVENFIDIIEQKKLADLKEDVGRMMRHDLKSPLNGVIGLPEMLLENTDEPLSESQREILEYIQVSGYKLLNMINLSLDLYKMEIGTYEHRPAVADIYPIFRSAIKDLSELIKYKRIEVRELFEGTEIEEGFSYNVHCDEFLIYSLMSNLLKNAVEASPSGEQIIIEVNPDYGKVIIRIHNQGEVPESIRETFFEKYVTANKSGGTGLGTYSAKLIAETMGGRIYFETSAENGTALFIELPGID from the coding sequence AATGTTGATCAACTTCCAGCGGCAGCAGATCAGGCGGTTGCAGGAAGAGAAAAAGGCTATGCTGGAGTCGCTTGACTTGGCCCGTGAATTGGGGGTTTTGACCACTTTGAATCAGGAAAAGCCTTCCCGTGCTAATTTATTGCATGAAATATGCGCCCGCGCCAATCGCATGATTCCGTTTAAATCTTGTGCGGTATATCTGGTGGATGAAGAAACGCATGATTTTGTTCAGGCCAGTTCTTATCCAGACTCCACAGGACTCGGATTGGAAAGGGAAGTGGATTTACTTATTAAGGACCAGTCCCTTGCCTACGCTCTGCAAACAGACGGCCCGGTCTTTTTTCTCGATTCTACTGGCAAGGGACACATTGTTCTGCATGTGCTTTCCACTCCGTTTTCTTTGCGGGGAATGTTTGTGGGGTTGATGATGCAGAATAAGGATGAAATTCCAGATACTACCATTAAGTTTTTTTCCGTATTTATGCTTCTGTCCGTGAATGCTCTTGAAAACTGGGAAACACATGAGTTTATGCTGAACCATAGCAGTCAGCTGGAGCGTAAAGTCCAAAAGAGGACAAGGGAACTGGCTGATGCGAATGAACGTTTGCGAGTGACTTTGGAAGGGATGCAGGCCGGTGTGGTGGTTATTAAAGCTGATGGTTTCGTAGTTGTCGATGCCAACCCCAAGGCTTTGGAAATTCTGGATATGACCAAAGAAGAGCTGCTCGGTTGTAAATGTTTCGATGTTATCTGTTCGAAGCAGCGTGGCAAATGCCCCATTGTAGATCTTGGCATGAGTGAGAACAACGAAGAATTTGTTGTTAAGCGCAGGGATGGAAAAGCTATACCTATTCAGAAAGCTGTCAGCCCGGTTATGATTGACGGAGAATTGCATCTGGTAGAAAATTTTATCGATATCATAGAGCAGAAAAAACTGGCTGACCTGAAGGAAGATGTCGGCCGCATGATGCGACACGATTTAAAAAGTCCCTTAAACGGCGTCATTGGACTCCCGGAAATGTTGCTGGAAAATACAGATGAACCTCTTTCCGAAAGCCAGCGGGAGATTTTGGAATATATACAGGTCTCCGGGTATAAGCTGCTGAATATGATTAATCTTTCACTCGACCTCTACAAAATGGAAATCGGTACCTACGAACACCGTCCGGCTGTAGCTGATATATATCCGATCTTCCGGTCCGCGATTAAAGATTTATCAGAGCTTATCAAGTACAAGCGGATAGAAGTCAGGGAATTGTTCGAAGGCACTGAGATAGAGGAAGGATTTTCTTATAATGTCCACTGTGATGAATTTCTGATTTACTCATTAATGTCCAATCTGCTGAAAAATGCGGTTGAAGCATCTCCCTCAGGTGAGCAGATTATCATCGAAGTTAATCCTGACTATGGTAAGGTGATAATCAGAATTCATAATCAGGGCGAAGTTCCTGAAAGCATCCGGGAAACGTTCTTTGAAAAATATGTAACAGCAAATAAATCCGGCGGAACCGGTCTTGGTACGTATTCGGCGAAACTCATTGCTGAGACTATGGGGGGGCGGATTTATTTTGAAACATCCGCTGAAAACGGGACTGCTCTTTTTATTGAATTACCAGGAATTGATTGA
- a CDS encoding response regulator produces MKILVAEDDFVSRNFLQLFLSKYGEVDVAVNGSEALDVFKAALAEDAPYKYVFMDIMMPEKNGLDAAREIREIERDFGIAPVDEAIIIMATALSDVKTVFEAFKKSEATEYLTKPLTVEALTAKLKAIGLIKDE; encoded by the coding sequence ATGAAAATATTGGTTGCTGAGGATGATTTTGTTTCACGAAATTTTTTGCAGCTTTTTCTCAGCAAGTATGGAGAAGTTGATGTCGCAGTTAACGGCTCTGAAGCTTTGGATGTATTCAAGGCTGCGCTGGCTGAAGATGCTCCGTACAAATATGTGTTTATGGACATCATGATGCCTGAGAAAAACGGGTTGGATGCCGCCAGAGAAATTAGGGAAATTGAGCGCGATTTTGGCATTGCTCCAGTCGATGAAGCGATAATTATCATGGCTACTGCGCTTTCGGATGTAAAAACTGTATTTGAAGCATTCAAAAAGAGCGAAGCCACAGAATATTTAACTAAACCACTTACTGTAGAAGCTCTGACGGCGAAGCTTAAGGCAATAGGACTGATTAAAGATGAGTGA
- a CDS encoding response regulator, whose amino-acid sequence MSDGFEADLFLAEFVHECREATDLAVQDVLNLEEMHDQDTVDRIFRALHSIKGNSSMLGLMELSKFVHKVEDTCSDIRSGQREIDRKAISVLLKSFDKIEEAFDNIVENGDDNIDYSAGYSLLQDIQSPASEVELTRASVEVPAGSAGPVLTGGESLGVIDSAEPEPAPEAQKTELQEVEAAKQDVAFEVEKIEVRSKPTALVVDDDFGSRKILSTFLSRYMPCYIAKDGVEAIQAFSESLSGNTPRFDIIMLDIMMPNIDGLQACKAIRQLERSRNIDSFGSEAKIFIVSSLSDEKTIHKAVYECHADSFIIKPVTFDALEKQMVRFKLIDPK is encoded by the coding sequence ATGAGTGATGGATTTGAGGCGGATTTATTTCTTGCAGAGTTCGTGCATGAATGCCGAGAGGCAACTGATCTTGCCGTCCAGGATGTCCTTAATTTAGAAGAAATGCATGATCAGGACACCGTAGACCGCATCTTCAGAGCCTTGCATAGCATCAAGGGAAATTCGTCTATGCTTGGCCTGATGGAACTTTCAAAATTTGTGCATAAGGTTGAAGACACTTGCTCTGACATCCGTTCCGGCCAGCGGGAAATAGACAGGAAAGCCATCTCCGTACTTCTCAAGAGTTTCGACAAGATTGAAGAAGCCTTCGATAATATAGTAGAGAACGGAGATGATAATATCGACTACAGTGCCGGGTACAGTCTTTTGCAAGACATCCAGTCTCCGGCATCTGAAGTTGAGCTGACGAGAGCTTCGGTTGAAGTCCCTGCCGGTAGTGCCGGTCCAGTTTTGACCGGGGGAGAATCTCTTGGGGTTATTGACTCTGCGGAACCTGAACCGGCCCCTGAAGCGCAGAAAACAGAATTGCAAGAAGTCGAAGCCGCAAAACAGGATGTTGCATTTGAAGTTGAGAAAATCGAGGTCCGGTCTAAACCAACAGCCTTGGTCGTTGATGATGATTTCGGCAGCCGGAAGATTCTTTCTACTTTTCTTTCCAGATATATGCCCTGCTATATCGCCAAGGATGGAGTTGAGGCAATTCAGGCTTTTTCTGAAAGCCTTTCCGGAAATACTCCCCGTTTTGATATAATCATGCTTGATATCATGATGCCTAACATTGATGGTTTGCAGGCATGTAAAGCTATTCGCCAGTTGGAGCGCAGCAGGAACATTGATTCCTTCGGAAGCGAAGCTAAGATTTTTATAGTCAGCAGTTTGAGTGATGAAAAGACTATCCATAAGGCCGTTTACGAGTGCCATGCGGATAGTTTCATTATCAAACCGGTGACATTTGACGCACTCGAAAAGCAAATGGTGCGTTTTAAACTGATCGACCCTAAATAA
- a CDS encoding D-lyxose/D-mannose family sugar isomerase gives MKRSEINALIVKAKKFYAGHKFNLPKWAFWGPEDWKGKGESEVVRNMLGWDLTDYGKGDFDKLGLILFTIRNGNLQTGDPKPYAEKIMILREGQLCPMHFHWSKREDIINRAGGNLAIQLYGSNEDESMSDQPIKVSVDGFVRTVEPGGVIVLEPGESICLEPGMFHCFYCEEGTGDVMVGEVSAVNDDNIDNRFHEPLPRFPEVDEDEEPIHLLVTDYAKYV, from the coding sequence ATGAAAAGAAGCGAAATTAACGCACTGATCGTCAAAGCCAAAAAATTTTACGCCGGACATAAATTCAATCTTCCCAAGTGGGCCTTCTGGGGACCGGAAGACTGGAAAGGCAAAGGTGAAAGCGAAGTCGTGCGCAATATGCTCGGCTGGGATCTGACCGATTACGGTAAAGGAGATTTTGACAAGCTGGGGTTGATTCTGTTCACTATCCGTAATGGAAATCTCCAGACAGGTGATCCCAAGCCTTACGCGGAAAAAATCATGATCCTGCGCGAAGGGCAGCTCTGCCCTATGCATTTTCACTGGTCAAAACGAGAGGACATTATCAACCGTGCGGGCGGAAATCTGGCAATTCAGCTTTACGGTTCCAACGAAGATGAATCCATGTCCGACCAGCCGATTAAAGTCAGCGTGGACGGCTTTGTACGCACAGTTGAACCAGGCGGTGTAATAGTTCTTGAGCCGGGAGAATCCATCTGCCTTGAGCCGGGCATGTTCCATTGCTTCTACTGCGAAGAAGGCACCGGGGATGTCATGGTCGGTGAAGTCAGCGCAGTAAACGATGACAATATCGATAACCGCTTTCACGAGCCACTGCCCCGCTTCCCTGAGGTCGACGAAGATGAAGAGCCTATCCACCTGCTGGTCACTGATTACGCCAAGTATGTTTAA
- a CDS encoding carbohydrate kinase, whose protein sequence is MKEFFIAGLGEILFDVLADSEEIGGAPINFAYHAGRLGADSAAISTIGDDERGRRASNELMDRELCLSGVSIDREHATGYVEARLDDQGVASYYFPDDIAWDHLKLNDIAKGFATQVDAVCFGTLAQRNEESREEIHAFLDAAPQALKIYDINLRQKFYSKETIAQSLERTDVLKLNDEEIAVIAPMFGLEGSERDMLRTLQDEFDLKCSVLTRGDKGSLIIKGAEEVEHPGIEVKTIADTIGAGDSFTASVTIGLLMELPLDQISEHANRLAAHVCSCKGAMPAIPAEFKLIK, encoded by the coding sequence ATGAAAGAATTCTTTATTGCAGGTCTTGGTGAAATACTATTTGACGTACTGGCTGATTCTGAGGAAATCGGCGGCGCTCCGATCAACTTTGCATACCATGCTGGCAGACTGGGCGCTGACAGTGCAGCCATTTCCACCATTGGCGATGATGAGCGCGGCCGCCGTGCCAGCAACGAACTGATGGACCGCGAGCTTTGCCTTTCTGGTGTAAGCATTGACCGGGAACATGCTACCGGATACGTGGAAGCCCGTCTGGATGACCAAGGAGTAGCCAGCTATTATTTCCCGGATGACATTGCTTGGGACCACCTGAAGTTAAATGACATTGCCAAGGGCTTTGCTACTCAGGTGGATGCGGTCTGTTTCGGGACCCTTGCCCAGCGTAACGAAGAAAGCAGGGAAGAGATCCATGCTTTTCTGGACGCAGCCCCGCAGGCTTTGAAAATTTACGACATTAACCTCAGACAGAAGTTTTACAGCAAAGAGACCATCGCGCAGTCCCTTGAACGCACGGATGTGCTTAAACTCAATGACGAAGAAATTGCGGTGATAGCCCCCATGTTCGGACTTGAAGGCAGCGAACGGGACATGCTGCGAACATTACAGGATGAATTCGACCTGAAATGCTCAGTGCTGACCCGTGGAGACAAAGGCAGCCTGATAATCAAAGGTGCTGAAGAAGTCGAACACCCCGGTATTGAGGTAAAAACCATTGCCGATACCATCGGAGCCGGGGATTCATTCACAGCATCAGTTACCATCGGGCTGCTAATGGAACTACCGCTGGATCAGATAAGTGAACACGCCAATAGACTGGCAGCCCATGTCTGTTCCTGTAAAGGAGCTATGCCCGCTATCCCTGCCGAATTCAAATTGATCAAATAA
- a CDS encoding carbohydrate ABC transporter permease translates to MSATTQKSAITPGSILLYGSLFILALFFLMPAYMAIVTALKDPATISLPTAWELPDKFNWASFPQAFELLKSNIASSLVLTVCATALSTILGSLNGYVFSKWKFKGSELIFTLFLFGMFIPYQVILIPLFQTLRAMNLYGGLPGLILAHVVYGLPITSLIFRNFYAQIPTALVESARLDGAGFFSIYTKIVFPLSIPGFVVTSLWQITQIWNEFLWGICLTRHEDNPITVGLAQLAGGQAVSWNLPMAGSIMAAFPVLMIYIFLGRYFIRGLLAGSVKE, encoded by the coding sequence ATGAGTGCCACTACCCAGAAATCAGCCATCACCCCCGGCTCCATACTTCTCTACGGATCACTTTTCATACTGGCCCTGTTCTTTCTCATGCCCGCATACATGGCAATAGTAACCGCGCTGAAGGACCCGGCGACTATCAGCCTGCCCACGGCATGGGAACTTCCAGACAAATTCAACTGGGCAAGTTTTCCGCAGGCTTTTGAGCTGCTCAAGTCCAACATCGCCAGTTCACTGGTGCTGACAGTTTGTGCGACTGCGCTTTCCACAATTCTCGGTTCCCTGAACGGCTATGTATTCTCCAAATGGAAATTCAAAGGCAGCGAACTAATTTTCACCTTGTTCCTGTTCGGCATGTTCATTCCCTATCAGGTCATCCTGATCCCGCTCTTCCAGACCCTTAGAGCCATGAATCTATACGGCGGACTTCCGGGACTGATCCTCGCCCATGTTGTTTACGGGCTGCCGATTACGTCGTTGATTTTCCGTAACTTTTATGCCCAGATTCCCACCGCTCTGGTGGAATCTGCAAGGCTGGACGGGGCCGGGTTCTTCTCCATCTACACCAAAATAGTATTCCCGCTATCCATACCCGGTTTTGTTGTCACCAGCCTGTGGCAGATTACCCAGATCTGGAATGAATTCCTCTGGGGTATTTGTCTGACACGGCACGAGGACAACCCCATTACTGTAGGGCTGGCACAACTGGCAGGCGGACAGGCCGTAAGCTGGAACCTGCCCATGGCTGGATCAATCATGGCCGCCTTCCCAGTACTGATGATCTATATCTTTCTGGGACGCTATTTTATTCGTGGATTACTGGCAGGTTCTGTTAAAGAGTAG
- a CDS encoding sugar ABC transporter permease, translating to MREASRDRLKAFLTLLPSIILVAVFVYGFIGNTVWISMTDWGGSGALALDPQKNFIGLGNYVDLFSGFLSSGFRQDLVNAVYYSVMLLAGAIGLGMFIAILLDQKPKGEDVLRTIFLYPMSLSFIVSGTIWRWLLAPQGGVNVLPTYFGFDALDFQWTSSTKAILEFNWQNLFQILLYVAAFVLIMIGLFLLKSDPQKAVKRWLGPGVIIGAFAWLGGSLLPEALFMEEVHGFNLATLGIIIATVWQYAGYTMALYLAGFNGISQDLRDAAMLDGASSADYYRYVAIPMLKPITISAVIILSHISLKMFDIIFAMTGPDNAQTGHPALNMYMTTFRANDFARGAAIAIVLFLVAGTFIVPYVIGQYKQRRRG from the coding sequence ATGAGGGAAGCATCACGGGACAGGCTGAAAGCGTTTTTAACCCTTCTGCCGTCAATCATCCTGGTGGCCGTGTTTGTTTACGGCTTTATCGGCAACACGGTCTGGATTTCAATGACCGACTGGGGCGGCTCCGGAGCTCTGGCCCTTGATCCGCAAAAAAATTTCATCGGTCTGGGAAATTACGTGGACCTGTTCAGCGGATTCCTTTCCAGCGGGTTCAGACAGGATCTTGTCAACGCGGTATACTACTCGGTCATGCTACTTGCCGGAGCCATCGGCCTTGGCATGTTTATCGCCATCCTTCTGGACCAGAAACCTAAGGGCGAAGACGTGCTGCGCACTATCTTCCTCTACCCCATGTCCCTTTCGTTCATCGTATCCGGTACTATCTGGCGTTGGTTGCTGGCCCCACAAGGCGGTGTAAATGTACTCCCAACCTATTTCGGATTCGATGCACTTGATTTCCAGTGGACTTCATCCACCAAGGCCATCCTTGAATTCAATTGGCAGAACCTGTTTCAGATTCTGCTCTACGTAGCTGCTTTCGTCCTGATCATGATCGGACTGTTTCTTCTTAAATCCGATCCGCAAAAGGCGGTTAAGCGCTGGCTCGGTCCCGGCGTAATTATCGGTGCTTTTGCATGGCTGGGCGGTTCCCTGCTGCCCGAAGCCCTGTTCATGGAAGAAGTGCACGGCTTCAACCTCGCCACACTGGGTATCATCATCGCCACGGTCTGGCAGTATGCCGGGTACACCATGGCCCTCTATCTTGCAGGATTCAATGGAATATCACAGGACCTGCGCGACGCGGCCATGCTCGACGGCGCAAGCTCCGCCGACTATTACCGCTATGTTGCCATTCCCATGCTCAAGCCGATCACCATCAGTGCGGTAATCATCCTTTCACACATTTCCCTGAAAATGTTCGATATCATTTTCGCCATGACCGGACCGGATAACGCCCAGACCGGACACCCGGCCCTGAATATGTATATGACCACCTTCCGTGCCAATGATTTTGCCCGTGGCGCGGCAATCGCAATTGTTCTGTTTCTCGTGGCAGGCACATTCATTGTGCCCTATGTAATCGGTCAATACAAACAAAGGAGAAGGGGCTAA
- a CDS encoding extracellular solute-binding protein: MKQSLIKLCLVFTAVMLLTVPQVSQAKELKGDLEIFSWWAGDEGPALQALIGIYKKQNPNVKVIDATVSGGSGVNAKAVLKTRMLGGEPPDSFQVHAGQELIGTWVKSDRMEDLTPLFKEQGWMDVFPAGLLKQIGTEEGIWSVPVNIHRSNVMWYIPANLKKWGVKAPDSWEDFLKIAPKLKKEGIVPLALAQNWTANHLWESVALGSLGADNWDALWSGKLKFNSPEVVKAWELFGKVLQYTNKDAASLSWQQATDMVIDGRAAFNIMGDWAAGYMTTTKEMVPGKDYGWSASPDTNGEFMFLADSFGLPKGAPNRDNAIAWLKVLGSKEGSDTFNPLKGSISARKDTDLSKYNGYLQSAAKDFGKDRVVASLAHGAAANETFMGGFAQVMEMFLKTRNAKATAMACQQLADKAQIGK; the protein is encoded by the coding sequence ATGAAACAGTCCCTGATTAAACTTTGCTTGGTTTTCACGGCAGTTATGTTGCTGACAGTTCCGCAGGTCTCTCAGGCCAAAGAACTTAAAGGCGATCTTGAAATTTTCTCTTGGTGGGCTGGTGACGAAGGTCCGGCTCTGCAGGCCCTGATCGGCATCTACAAAAAACAGAACCCTAACGTTAAAGTCATCGACGCAACCGTTTCCGGCGGGTCCGGCGTTAACGCCAAAGCTGTATTGAAAACACGTATGCTCGGTGGTGAGCCGCCGGACAGCTTTCAGGTTCACGCCGGCCAGGAACTTATCGGCACATGGGTAAAGTCCGACCGTATGGAAGATCTGACCCCTCTATTCAAAGAGCAGGGCTGGATGGATGTTTTCCCCGCAGGTCTGCTTAAGCAGATCGGTACTGAAGAAGGCATCTGGTCTGTTCCGGTAAATATCCACCGCTCCAACGTGATGTGGTATATCCCTGCCAACCTGAAAAAATGGGGGGTGAAAGCACCTGACAGCTGGGAAGATTTCCTGAAAATAGCACCCAAGCTCAAGAAGGAAGGCATCGTCCCTCTCGCATTGGCTCAGAACTGGACCGCGAACCACCTCTGGGAATCCGTTGCCCTCGGTTCACTCGGTGCTGACAACTGGGATGCTCTGTGGTCCGGCAAACTGAAATTTAACAGCCCCGAAGTTGTCAAGGCATGGGAACTTTTCGGAAAAGTACTACAGTATACCAACAAAGACGCAGCTTCTCTTTCATGGCAGCAGGCTACCGACATGGTTATCGATGGCCGCGCAGCATTCAACATCATGGGTGACTGGGCAGCAGGCTACATGACAACCACCAAGGAAATGGTTCCGGGCAAGGATTACGGCTGGTCCGCATCTCCCGACACCAACGGAGAATTTATGTTCCTCGCTGACTCCTTCGGTCTGCCCAAGGGCGCACCAAACCGTGACAACGCCATTGCCTGGCTGAAAGTTCTCGGTTCCAAAGAAGGAAGTGATACCTTCAACCCCCTTAAGGGTTCAATCTCCGCACGCAAGGACACCGACCTGAGCAAGTACAACGGTTACTTGCAGTCCGCAGCCAAAGACTTCGGTAAAGACCGTGTGGTTGCATCCCTTGCCCACGGCGCAGCAGCCAATGAAACCTTCATGGGTGGCTTCGCACAGGTTATGGAAATGTTCCTGAAGACCAGAAATGCAAAGGCAACCGCCATGGCTTGCCAGCAGTTGGCTGATAAAGCCCAGATCGGCAAATAA
- the ugpC gene encoding sn-glycerol-3-phosphate ABC transporter ATP-binding protein UgpC has product MANVELKKVIKRYGSVEVIHGVDLSVKDNEFIVLVGPSGCGKSTLLRMVAGLEGISSGDIRIGERVVTNVSPKDRNVAMVFQNYALYPHMTVAENMGFSLKMHKKSKEEIEQRVSDVARILELEPYLHRKPSELSGGQRQRVAMGRAMVRNPDVFLFDEPLSNLDAQLRTQMRMELRKMHMRLKTTTIYVTHDQIEAMTLADRIVILKDGRIQQVGTPVEVFEKPNNVFVAQFIGNPPMNILEGEIKVIDGKRYVVKGSTRFPVQDHQGPNLKDGDPVLAGLRPDCIKMGDNIERLQKDWWCSGEVVVSEILGAHSLLEIIIDGENELIAEVEGRVIAHPGETVPIGFEFDRMVLFDPETQEALY; this is encoded by the coding sequence ATGGCAAATGTAGAACTTAAAAAAGTCATCAAGCGTTATGGATCTGTCGAGGTTATCCACGGTGTGGACCTTTCCGTGAAGGACAACGAATTTATAGTGCTGGTCGGGCCTTCGGGATGCGGCAAATCCACCCTGTTGCGCATGGTTGCCGGACTTGAAGGCATCAGCAGCGGCGATATCCGCATAGGCGAACGGGTAGTGACCAATGTCTCCCCCAAAGACCGCAATGTCGCCATGGTGTTCCAGAACTACGCCCTTTATCCGCACATGACCGTTGCAGAAAACATGGGCTTTTCGCTGAAAATGCACAAGAAATCCAAGGAAGAAATAGAGCAGCGCGTAAGCGATGTTGCAAGGATTCTTGAGCTTGAACCGTACCTGCACCGCAAACCGTCGGAGCTTTCAGGAGGTCAACGCCAGCGGGTCGCGATGGGCAGGGCCATGGTCCGCAACCCGGACGTTTTCCTTTTCGACGAACCTCTCTCCAATCTTGATGCCCAGCTGCGCACACAGATGCGCATGGAACTGCGCAAGATGCACATGCGCCTGAAGACTACCACCATCTACGTAACACATGACCAGATTGAGGCTATGACCCTTGCCGATCGCATTGTCATCCTTAAGGACGGCCGCATCCAGCAGGTCGGTACTCCGGTGGAGGTTTTTGAAAAACCCAATAATGTTTTTGTGGCCCAGTTCATCGGCAATCCGCCCATGAACATACTTGAAGGCGAGATTAAAGTGATTGACGGTAAACGATACGTAGTCAAAGGCAGCACCAGATTTCCGGTACAGGACCATCAAGGTCCGAACCTTAAAGACGGTGATCCGGTACTGGCCGGACTGCGACCGGACTGCATCAAAATGGGCGACAACATTGAACGGCTGCAAAAGGACTGGTGGTGCAGCGGCGAAGTGGTCGTTTCCGAAATTCTCGGAGCTCATTCACTGCTTGAAATCATCATTGACGGTGAGAATGAACTCATAGCCGAGGTGGAAGGAAGGGTCATCGCCCATCCCGGCGAAACCGTGCCTATTGGATTCGAATTCGACCGTATGGTTCTTTTCGACCCTGAAACGCAGGAAGCGCTTTATTAA
- a CDS encoding aldose epimerase family protein has product MSINTKPWGRTPYREDVLLFTMENSSGCKVRISTYGAALIGLEIPAADRLVDVVLGYDSLEEYMTDGNYMGATVGRVAGRISNAAFELDGRKYQLDRNEGNNHLHGGKYGFNRRNWEVLALNDESNSPSLTFELHCKDGMGGYPGNVRIETTFTLSGTTLSIIHSAECDSPTPLNLTSHPYFNLNGDGQRIDGHELKILSAKSPQLNDSLIPDGQIIDLCGSEADFTAFTPLGKTPQDRYFILDNEESPLVPAAVARCNESGLEMELHTNQPGLQLYTADGMAKGTSGKNGRNYGPRCGLCIEPMGYPDAVNRKEFPSVILNPGERYHHSTEYRFRNYKAAPENN; this is encoded by the coding sequence ATGTCCATAAATACCAAGCCATGGGGTCGAACTCCTTATAGAGAGGATGTCCTGCTATTCACTATGGAGAACAGCTCCGGATGCAAAGTCCGCATATCCACTTACGGAGCAGCCCTCATCGGACTGGAAATTCCCGCAGCCGACAGGTTGGTGGACGTGGTGCTCGGTTACGATTCCCTTGAAGAATACATGACGGATGGGAACTATATGGGAGCAACTGTAGGCCGGGTTGCCGGCCGAATTTCAAACGCCGCTTTTGAGCTGGACGGGCGGAAATATCAACTGGACCGCAACGAAGGTAATAATCACCTCCATGGCGGCAAATACGGTTTCAACCGCCGTAACTGGGAAGTTCTGGCACTGAATGATGAGAGCAATTCTCCTTCACTGACTTTTGAGCTGCACTGTAAAGACGGCATGGGCGGATATCCCGGCAATGTACGCATTGAAACCACTTTCACTTTAAGCGGCACAACCCTTTCAATTATCCACAGCGCGGAATGCGACAGCCCAACCCCGCTGAACTTAACATCCCATCCCTATTTCAATCTGAACGGAGATGGACAACGGATCGACGGACACGAACTGAAAATTTTATCTGCAAAATCCCCGCAACTAAACGATTCTCTCATCCCCGACGGACAAATCATCGACCTCTGCGGCAGTGAAGCCGACTTCACAGCTTTCACTCCGCTGGGAAAGACTCCGCAGGACCGTTATTTCATTCTCGACAATGAAGAAAGTCCGCTTGTCCCGGCTGCTGTTGCCCGCTGCAATGAATCCGGTCTTGAAATGGAACTACACACCAACCAGCCTGGGTTGCAGCTATACACTGCGGATGGGATGGCAAAAGGTACCAGCGGCAAAAATGGCCGCAACTACGGTCCACGCTGCGGTCTGTGCATTGAACCTATGGGCTATCCCGATGCGGTCAACCGAAAAGAATTTCCCTCCGTGATCCTGAATCCCGGAGAAAGATACCATCATTCAACCGAGTACAGGTTCCGCAATTACAAGGCAGCACCTGAAAACAATTAA